The genomic DNA CAGTACCGCAATGGCTTTGAGAAGGGACCAGCCGTAGCGATCGACCAGGAACTGGCCGATCTTCAGGACTATCCAGGCATGCACGGTCCAGTAGCAGGCGTAGGCAAACGGCATGAACAACGGATCGTTGGGGGTTTTGAGGGGTAGCCAGTCCAGTAGGTGGTGCTGGGCGAAGGTTGGGCTGTAGATCAGTTGCTGACCCCAATCTCCCACTGTCTCCATCCAATACACCAACATGCTGTTGGTCAGAAACAGGAAGCCCCAGGTGAGGCGTCGTCGGCGCACGGTGTCGATCACGGCGAGCAGCACGACCAAGCCGCCGAGGATGGGGATGACCCAGTTGAAGAACCAGACACCGCTCGGGTGTAGCAGCGCCGGCGGTGTGGGCGGCGCAGTGAGTGCAAACGTCATCGTTCCTCCATCGGTCAGCACAGGGCGATTGGGGTCACATCACGCTAGGAGGGTGACGTGGGCCATAGCCATGTGTAACATACAGCTGTATGTTTTTGAGAGTCAATGGGTGCCGAGGCGATGTTTCAGTGGGTCAAACATGTTGCAGGAAGGGATAACCGGGGTGCGAGTACCGATCTACGGCGCATGCAGGCCCGCTGATGTCGCCGTCCAGGCGGCATCCGTAGCGCCGACGGCTGCGCTGTGAGCGCTGTCGGGCCACCGGCAGGATCCGTGCCGGAGGTGGTGCTGTCACGCCCGCGTGCCGGGTTGATCCTGATCGAATTGAATCGGCCGCACCGCTTGAACGCCCTGACTGCAACGATGGTCGAGTCGCTGCATCAAGCGTTGGCTGAGGCCGGCGCGGACCTACAGTGTCGAGTCGTCGTTCTCAGTGGCGTCGGGCGGGGGTTTTGCGCTGGCCTTGACCTCAATGGGTACGGGCAGTTGCGACACGACCCCAATAGCGGAGATGTCCAGGCGAAGTTGTCGGTGCAGCGTCATATCGCATCGCTGGTTCAACGCATCAGGGCGCTTCCGCAGCCGGTGATCGCTTCAGTCAACGGAGCCGCGGCCGGGGGTGGTCTGGCCTTGGTGTGCGCCTGCGATGTGCGGCTGGCTTCGGTAAACGCTGAATTCGCGGTGTCGTTTATCCGGGTCGGATTCTCGGGCTGCGATATCGGAACGTCATGGATGCTGCCGAGGCTGGTGGGGGCCGGTCGGGCCCATGAGCTGATGCTGACTGGTCGAAGGTTTGACGCCGCGGAAGCGCTGCGGATTGGCTTGGTCTCGGACGTTGTGACCGTGGTAGATCTTCCCGACCGGGTCTCCGGCACCGTCGACGCACTGCTGGCCGCGCCACCGTTGTCGTTGGCACTGACCAAACAGGCGATGTGGCTGTCGCTGGAAATCCCGTCTTTGGACGCAGCGATCGAACTGGAGAACCGGCAGCAGGTGCTGACTGCGCTGACCCAGGATCAGGCTGAAGCGATGACTGCGTTTCGCGATGGCCGTAAACCGAAGTATTCCAATCGATGACACGGATGAATCAGACGGGCGGTCGGAAAACGATGACGATGGCGACGCACCAGGACAACGCCTCCACCCTCAGCAGCGACATGCTTGCCTGGGTGGAAGACGTTGTCGGCGCGACTGTCACCGCGGTGGACAGGCGCCCCGGCGGAGGTCGGCGCGAAGCCTGGTTCGTCGACGTCGCGTGTGCCGACGGGTCCACGCTCGAACTGTTTCTTCGTTACGACCGCACGGACCCGTCCGCGTCCGGTGATCCGTTCACCCTCCGTCGTGAGGCGGCGTTCTTTTCTGCCATGGCCGGCAGCGCCGTGCCGGTGCCGCACATCTATGCCGTTCATCCTGTCGAGCAGGCGATCCTCTCCGACCGGGTCGCGGGGGAGGCATGGTTCTCCCGGCTCAAAGATCCCGATGAGCGAGTTGCGGTAGCGACGGACTTCATGCGGATCCTGGCCGCACTGCATGGCCTGGACCCTGAAAGGCTTCAGTTGGATTCGGAGCGGGGTCCGGGGACGTTGCCGGAGTTCGTCGCAGCCGAAATCGACCGGTGGGAAGCGTTTTACCGCACCAGCGAGGCGGCGCCCGACCCGCTCATCGAGGTCGGCTTCGCATGGCTGAAAGCCAACATACCCGCTGCACAAGGGCCGGTGGTCATCGTGCACGGGGACGCCGGGCCGGGAAACTTCTTGTACAGCGGCGGGCGGGTGTGTGCGGTGCTGGACTGGGAGTTGGCCCACCTCGGTGATCCCCACGACGACTTGGCATGGGTCAGCGTCCGCGCCGTGCAGGAGCCGTTCACCGACCTGGTCGACCGATTCGACGACTACGCGCGGTTCAGCGGCAGGCCGGTGGACATCTCCCGGGTGCGGTACTACCGGGTGTTCGCCGAGCTGAGGATCCTGGTGCTCAGCCACCGCACGATCGGTCACACCGACCCGCTCGGGGAAGTCGGAAACGCCTTGATCTACACCGCATTACATCGTCGGTTGTTCGGTGAGGCAATGGCTGACGTGCTGCGGATCGGCCTGCACCAGCCGGCCGACCTCGACGCGCCGAGCACGCCACGTGCATGGTGGTATGACGCGGCACTCACGCAGATCGGTCAGATCATCGTTCCCCGTAGCACGGATCCGTTCGTGATCCTGCGGAGCAAAGGTGTTGCCCGGATGGTGAAGTATCTGCGCGAAATGGACCGGCTCGGCGGCGCGGCTGAGGCGGCCGATCTCGACGACCTGACCGATCTGTTGGGCGCCCGACCGGTGTCGGTGGCCGAGGGCGTCGCTGCGGTCCTCGACCGCTTCGGTTCGGGCGCAATCGATGTCAACGATGTGGTGCGGGTGCTGCACCGGCAGACACTTCGGGAGATGCAGATCTTGCGACCGGCGATGGGCGTGCTCGCCGAACGCATGTTTGATCCGCTGGAACGGTCATGAGCCGCTTCCTCGCCCGACGTGCATGCAGTCCGCAGCGATTGGGCGGAATAGCCAACGCAATCAACAGTTTCCGTGGATCGTCCCCGGCACAGATGGGAAGGGCAGTGCAATGGTGCAATATCTCGCAGTCTCGGATGAAGATCTCGCGCAGCGTGTATGCGCGGCGCTCGAGGCAGACGGAGTGGCCGTCGTCGAGGATGCGATCGGCCCCGACATGATCGCGCGGGCCAAAACGGCCCTGGAACGTGGAGCCCGCGAGGACGAGGCCCACGGTTTTCAGGTCCGCGGATCCGCCTATGACCCTGATGACCTCAACATTCGCGTACGGAATTTGCCCGGCAAAGATGCGGTGTTCCGGGAGATGCTCGAGCTGCCGGCGCTGCGGGCAGCGGTCACCGGATGGCTCGGCCACAGTGTCCGGTTGTCGAATTTCACGTCCAACACGACGTTGCCCGGCGCGGGCGCCATGGCGTTGCACGCCGACCAGAACCCCATCCCGGCTCCGTGGCCGCCCTACCCGTGCACCCTGAATGTGGCCTTCGCGATCGATGCCTTCACTCCAGACAACGCCACTCGCTACATGCCCGGAACGCACCGTGAGAGTGGCCCCCCGGCCTGGGAGGGCACGCATCCCGACGCGATCCCATTATGTGGGCCGGCGGGGTCAATGATCTTCATGGAGGGCCGGATCCACCACCAAACCGGCCGCAACACCGGCACGGCACCGCGCTCAGGCGCGTTCGCCTTCTTCGCCCGCTCCTTCCTGGCTCCGCAATTCGAATGGCACCGCGGCATACCGCAGGACATGCGCGCCACCCTGAGCCCGTGGCTACGCGAGATCCTGGGTTTCGGGCAGTCCGGTGGCACTGCCAACTTCATCCCGGAGGATGCCACCGCTGCCGCGGCCCCGGCGCAGCGATGACCGCCAGACCCACGTGTCCTCGACGTCGAGGCGAACCCGCCCCAATGAGGAGCTGAATGTGAACCTGCACGCCATCCCCATCCCCGCTGTGCCCGGCTCCGAGGACTTTGCGCCATCCGATGACGGCCTCCATGAACCCGGCAGCGAGTTCTATTTCAATGAGACTTACTGGTTTTCGTTCTTCGCACCCGAACGCGGCCTCGGCGGATGGCTCTACTCGGGCATCCGGCCCAATGCCGGAGTAACCACCGGCGGCTGCTGGATCTGGGACTCCAGCGGCACCGATCCGTGGGAGATCCCTTTCTTCGAACAGTTCAACTGGCTGAAACCGCCGACGTCATCCGACGCTCACCAGCTTGTGTTGCCCAACGGAAACACCGTCACCACCGCCGAACCTGGGCAGGCATACGATCTGGTCTTTGACGACCGCGACCGTCTGGAAGCGCGCCTGCGGTTCACCGGTACTGAACGCCCGGTTCCGCTGCGCCCGGGCACACCGCCCTATCCCAAGGCATCGCACTTTGACCAAACCGGACATGTCGGCGGCCACCTGCTCTTAGATGGTCAGCGCATAGACATCGATTGCTACGCCATGCGGGACCGGTCATGGGGACCGCGCCGGGAGCGCGGCTACCGACCGATGGCCTACACCTGGCTTGCCGATGCACACACCTCGTTGCTGACCTATGCCACACCCGATGAAGGCCGCGACGGGACTGACTCGGTCTATGCAGGCTATCTGCGTCGTAACGGTGCAGTCGGCTACCTTGTGTCGGGTGTCCGGCAGGTTCGTCGAGACCCGCGCAAGCACTGGATCACCAACATTTCGATAGACGTCATCGATGGCGACGGGCGCCCCTTCAGCGCACATGGCAGGGCAGTCAGCAGAATGATTTTGCCGACCGCCACGAGCGTGTGCGTCAATTCGCTGATGGAATTCACGGTGGACGGCACGATAGTCCATGGCGAGGACCAGGACGTGTGGCCGATGAACGCATGGCGCACGATGCCCGGGACATAGTGCGCAGGTCTGTGGTGGCGCAGCCAATCTGCGGCTCCGTGCAGCCCGGGGAATTCACGGACGCGGTAGTTTTCCAGGAACGACAGCCAGCCTCGGTGGTTTCGGCCGGGGGTCGGGCTCACGCCATAGTCACGCAGACCGCCTATGGCGGATGGCGCGAAGGCCGGCTGCCATGAACTCCGGTGTCGTCTCCGCCGCGCGGACGGCGTCGTTACCGGCGTCCGCTCCCTGAAGCGCGCGGTGGGTGATGCCCTCGGCGATGACGCCGAGTTTGAAGTACGCCAATGCCAGGTAGAAGCTCCAGTGCGCAAGGTCCCGCCCGGACGCCATGGCGTACATCTGTGCCAGGGCGTCGGGCGAAGGCAGCCGCGGGCTGGTCCACGCAGCCTTCATACCCAGCACGAGGTCGAAAACGGGCTCGCGGTACACGCACATCAGCGCGACATCGGTAAGCGGGTCACCAAGAGTCGACATCTCCCAGTCGACCACGGCGCGAACAATATTCGGGTCGGTGGCGTCGAGAATCGTGTTGTCGACCCGAAAGTCGCCGTGCACGATGGATACCGCCGACGTAGGTGGCACTGCGTCGGCGAGGGCCGAGTGCAGCGCTGCGACGTCAGGTAGGTCGCGTGTCTTGACCCGGTCCCATTGTCCGGCCCAGAGTTTGACCTGCCGGGCCAGGAATCCGTCGGGGCGGCCGAACTTCTCCAGGCCGACGGCCGGGTAGTCGACCGCGTGCAGGTCGGCGAGCACGCTGACCAGTGCGGCTGTATTGGCTTCGACCGCGGCGTCGCTGAGTGTGGCCAGATCGTCCTGATCCCGGATCACGGCGCCGTCGACGAATTCGACGACGGTCATCGGCGCGCCGAGGGCGGTACCGTCGGCATCGAAGGCGACGGTTCTGGCCACTGGAACCGGGCTGTCCTGCAATGCGGAGGTGACGGTGTACTCGCGCGCCATGTCATGCGCAGACGGGGTGAGCCCACTGGTCGGCGGCCGTCGGATCACCCAGGAGCAGGCGTCGTCATACGCCTTGAACGTCAGGTTCGATCGCCCACCGCTGATCAGTTCGACTTGTAGGTCGCCCGTGACCGGAACGCCTGAGCCGACGAGATAGTCGCGCAGCGCGGCGCTGTTCATGCCCGGTAGCGTCACTTTCCCTCCTGTTCAGCGCGTTTGGCAGCGCCGACCACTCGTTTGGCGATGGCCCACCGGTGTACTTCGGAGGGGCCGTCGTAGATGCGGAACGGGCGCACCTCGCGGGCGAGACGGGCCAGCGGCAGGTCGTCGGAGACACCCAGGCCGCCACACATCTGCGTGCTGCGGTCCACGATCCGGAAAATCGCCTCGGCGGCGTGTGTCTTGGCGATCGAGGTCGCGGTCGAGGCGTGTCCGCCCTG from Mycobacterium sp. DL440 includes the following:
- a CDS encoding phosphotransferase family protein, whose product is MNSAALRDYLVGSGVPVTGDLQVELISGGRSNLTFKAYDDACSWVIRRPPTSGLTPSAHDMAREYTVTSALQDSPVPVARTVAFDADGTALGAPMTVVEFVDGAVIRDQDDLATLSDAAVEANTAALVSVLADLHAVDYPAVGLEKFGRPDGFLARQVKLWAGQWDRVKTRDLPDVAALHSALADAVPPTSAVSIVHGDFRVDNTILDATDPNIVRAVVDWEMSTLGDPLTDVALMCVYREPVFDLVLGMKAAWTSPRLPSPDALAQMYAMASGRDLAHWSFYLALAYFKLGVIAEGITHRALQGADAGNDAVRAAETTPEFMAAGLRAIRHRRSA
- a CDS encoding phosphotransferase family protein, which encodes MTMATHQDNASTLSSDMLAWVEDVVGATVTAVDRRPGGGRREAWFVDVACADGSTLELFLRYDRTDPSASGDPFTLRREAAFFSAMAGSAVPVPHIYAVHPVEQAILSDRVAGEAWFSRLKDPDERVAVATDFMRILAALHGLDPERLQLDSERGPGTLPEFVAAEIDRWEAFYRTSEAAPDPLIEVGFAWLKANIPAAQGPVVIVHGDAGPGNFLYSGGRVCAVLDWELAHLGDPHDDLAWVSVRAVQEPFTDLVDRFDDYARFSGRPVDISRVRYYRVFAELRILVLSHRTIGHTDPLGEVGNALIYTALHRRLFGEAMADVLRIGLHQPADLDAPSTPRAWWYDAALTQIGQIIVPRSTDPFVILRSKGVARMVKYLREMDRLGGAAEAADLDDLTDLLGARPVSVAEGVAAVLDRFGSGAIDVNDVVRVLHRQTLREMQILRPAMGVLAERMFDPLERS
- a CDS encoding enoyl-CoA hydratase/isomerase family protein, giving the protein MPEVVLSRPRAGLILIELNRPHRLNALTATMVESLHQALAEAGADLQCRVVVLSGVGRGFCAGLDLNGYGQLRHDPNSGDVQAKLSVQRHIASLVQRIRALPQPVIASVNGAAAGGGLALVCACDVRLASVNAEFAVSFIRVGFSGCDIGTSWMLPRLVGAGRAHELMLTGRRFDAAEALRIGLVSDVVTVVDLPDRVSGTVDALLAAPPLSLALTKQAMWLSLEIPSLDAAIELENRQQVLTALTQDQAEAMTAFRDGRKPKYSNR
- a CDS encoding phytanoyl-CoA dioxygenase family protein, yielding MVQYLAVSDEDLAQRVCAALEADGVAVVEDAIGPDMIARAKTALERGAREDEAHGFQVRGSAYDPDDLNIRVRNLPGKDAVFREMLELPALRAAVTGWLGHSVRLSNFTSNTTLPGAGAMALHADQNPIPAPWPPYPCTLNVAFAIDAFTPDNATRYMPGTHRESGPPAWEGTHPDAIPLCGPAGSMIFMEGRIHHQTGRNTGTAPRSGAFAFFARSFLAPQFEWHRGIPQDMRATLSPWLREILGFGQSGGTANFIPEDATAAAAPAQR